In Oncorhynchus masou masou isolate Uvic2021 unplaced genomic scaffold, UVic_Omas_1.1 unplaced_scaffold_1511, whole genome shotgun sequence, a single window of DNA contains:
- the LOC135531097 gene encoding retinoschisin-like yields MESHGQCVLLALLLVSNVLIRVHAQEGEEVTETWTGRACKCDCEGAESPTQFTSLSPTPPRVMECMPECPYHKPLGLEAGSVRPDQISCSNEDQYTGWFSSWLPSNARLNNQGFGCAWLSKFQDNSQWLQIDLKEVMVVSGILTQGRCDADEWITKYSVQYRTDQNLNWIYYKDQTGNNRVFYGNSDRSSSVQNLLRPPMVTRYIRLLPLGWHTRIAIRMELLLCMSKCT; encoded by the exons ATGGAATCCCATGGACAGTGTGTTCTGTTGGCCCTCCTGCTTGTGTCTAACG TTCTAATCCGTGTACACGCTCAGGAG GGGGAGGAGGTGACTGAGACATGGACAGGACGAGCCTGTAAGTGTGACTGTGAGGGGGCAGAATCCCCAACCCAgttcacctccctctcccccaccccaccacGTGTCATGGAGTGCATGCCAG AGTGTCCGTACCACAAGCCCCTGGGTTTGGAGGCTGGATcagtcagaccagaccagatcagCTGCTCCAACGAGGACCAGTACACTGGCTGGTTCTCCTCCTGGCTCCCCAGCAATGCCAGACTCAACAACCAGGGCTTTGG GTGTGCATGGCTGTCTAAGTTCCAGGACAACAGCCAGTGGTTGCAGATTGACCTGAaggaggtgatggtggtgtctGGTATCCTGACCCAGGGGCGCTGTGACGCTGACGAATGGATCACCAAGTACAGCGTCCAGTACCGCACCGACCAGAATCTCAACTGGATCTACTACAAGGACCAGACGGGGAACAACAGG GTGTTCTACGGGAACTCGGACCGCTCCTCCTCGGTTCAGAACCTCCTGCGTCCTCCCATGGTTACTCGCTACATCCGTTTGCTCCCTCTGGGCTGGCACACACGTATCGCCATCCGCATGGAGCTGCTGCTCTGCATGAGCAAGTGTACCTGA